CGTCCAGGGTCGCGGTCTCGCTCGCGATGAGGGAGTTCAAGTCAGCCAACGCGAATCCTCGGGTCCAGGATGCCGTACACCAGGTCGGCGATCAGGTTGGCGACGATCACGCTGGTGGCGATGACCACGAGCCAGCCCATCATCACCTGAGTGTCGTTCTTGTTGACGGCTTCCACCAGCAATGTGCCCATACCGTGCCAGTTGAACACCGTTTCGGTGATGATGGCGCCGGCGAGCACCGAGCCGAAGTTCACCGAGAACAGGGTCGTCACGGGGATCAGGGCGTTGCGGAACGCGTGCCGGAAGATGACCCGGCCGTTCCCGAGGCCCTTGGCCCGCGCGGTGCGCACGTAGTCCGAGTTCATCACCTCGAGCATCGAGGCCCGCTGGAACCGGCTGTACGCCGCGAAGCTGATGGCCATGATCGACAGGGTCGGCAGCAGGTAAGCGCCGATGGTGCTGGCTATGAAGTCGCCGACGCCACTGGTTTTCAGCTGCTCCGGGCTCGTCGTGCGTAGCCATGGATTGCCGAGGATGTCCTGGAGGCCGAGGTCGCGCACCCACCCGTTGATCTCGATCGCGTAGCTCTTCAGCACGATCGCCACGCAGAAGATCGGCATGGAGAACAGCAGGAAGGCCAGCGTGGTGGCGAGGTAGTCGATGATCGAATACTGCTTCACGGCGGCGAGCACGCCGACGATGATCCCGATGATCAGCGCGAGGATCTCGGCTCCGACGACCAGCTTGAAGGTGACGCCGAACGCGGCCAGCACCTTCGGCGCGACCGGCTGCAGCGCGTTGCCCTGCGCGATGGACGTGCCCCAGTCACCCGACAGGAAGTCCTTGAGCCACGTGAAGTACCGCGGCACGATGCCCTGGTCCAGCCCCAGCTTGTGGGAGAGCGAGGCCAGCGCTTCCTTGCTGATGTTCGGGTTGTGCCGGAGCTCGCCGAGCGGGTCACCGGTGGCGGCGACCATCGCGAACGACAAAAAGGTCCCGACCAACAGGACGGGGATCGATATCGCCAAACGGCGAAGGATGTAGATCACCAGGTTCAACGAACTGCTCCTCATCCGGGCCTGGTCTTCAGAAGTGCGCTGGACCGCTACCCGGTTGTCTACCGTAGTGGGGGTGACCCTACGGTCAACAGCTACTTCCGGTGGGCACCGGGGCCCGGCTCGTGGCCGGGCCCCGGTACCTCCCAGGTCATTTGGAACGAGGGAAAAGAAGAGCCGGGGCTAGCCCTGCTACTTCTTCTCCCACTCGCCGGCGTTCCACAGGACACCGTTGTAGGACTGCATGTACACGCGGTCGATGCCCTTGAACGCCCACATGCTCGGCGTCTGGAACAGCGGCACGGTCGCGTACTTGTCCGCGATGGCCTTGTCCGCAGCCTGGTAGGCCTGCAGCTTGACCTGCTCGTCGGTCGCGCCTACCGCGGTCTTGAACGCCTCGTCGATCTTCGGGTCGCAGAGGTTCTGGTAGTTCTGGTCACCACCGGCGTTCGGGCAGACGTAGATCGAGCGCGACTGCGACTTGAACGGCGGCGAGGACCAGCCGAACAGCGCGATGTCGTAGTCACCGGTCGAGACGCGGCCACCCTTGAGGAAGTTGGCGTCGGTCTCGTCCTTGACCTCGATGCCGGCCGCCTTGGCCTGCGAGATGATGATCTCGACGGTCTGGCTGCGGCGGGCGTTCGAGTTGTGCGTGATCTTGAACGAAGCGCGCTGGCCACCCTTGGCGAAGATGCCGTCGCCACCCTTGACCCAGCCGGCGTCGGTCAGGGTCTTGGCCGCGGCCTCGGCACCCAGGCCGGCCTTGCTGCCGTACAGGTCGGTGTAGCCCTCTTCACCCTGGAAGAACA
This window of the Amycolatopsis balhimycina FH 1894 genome carries:
- a CDS encoding ABC transporter permease, encoding MNLVIYILRRLAISIPVLLVGTFLSFAMVAATGDPLGELRHNPNISKEALASLSHKLGLDQGIVPRYFTWLKDFLSGDWGTSIAQGNALQPVAPKVLAAFGVTFKLVVGAEILALIIGIIVGVLAAVKQYSIIDYLATTLAFLLFSMPIFCVAIVLKSYAIEINGWVRDLGLQDILGNPWLRTTSPEQLKTSGVGDFIASTIGAYLLPTLSIMAISFAAYSRFQRASMLEVMNSDYVRTARAKGLGNGRVIFRHAFRNALIPVTTLFSVNFGSVLAGAIITETVFNWHGMGTLLVEAVNKNDTQVMMGWLVVIATSVIVANLIADLVYGILDPRIRVG